Proteins found in one Coffea eugenioides isolate CCC68of chromosome 5, Ceug_1.0, whole genome shotgun sequence genomic segment:
- the LOC113771164 gene encoding tropinone reductase homolog, with protein MAGEQLKGRWSLNGMTALVTGGTRGIGHAIVEELAGFGATVYTCSRNQKDLDERLQEWGAKGFKVYGSTCDLSSRTEREELMNNVSSTFNGKLNILVNNAATVILRRATDLSAEDFSRVLGTNLECPYHLCQLAYPLLKASEAGSIVFISSVAGSTSLPGASVYGVKGAINQLSKNLACEWAKDKIRVNTVAPHGVRTTRPKLEDYDETIAQQMRPIMSRTPLRPLGEPNEVSPLVAFLNLPVASYITGQVIHVDGGYTAGSY; from the exons ATGGCTGGTGAACAGTTGAAGGGTAGATGGTCTCTCAATGGCATGACTGCCCTTGTTACTGGTGGCACCAGAGGCATTGG GCATGCCATAGTGGAAGAGTTAGCAGGATTTGGGGCCACAGTATACACATGTTCAAGGAACCAAAAGGACCTTGATGAAAGGCTGCAAGAATGGGGAGCAAAGGGCTTTAAAGTATATGGCTCAACTTGCGATTTGTCATCAAGAACAGAAAGAGAAGAACTGATGAATAATGTCTCTTCCACCTTTAATGGGAAGCTGAACATATTG GTTAACAATGCAGCAACAGTTATCTTGAGAAGAGCTACAGACCTTTCTGCCGAAGATTTTTCACGTGTGTTGGGAACAAATCTTGAGTGTCCTTACCACTTGTGTCAACTTGCATATCCGCTTCTGAAAGCTTCAGAAGCTGGAAGTATAGTTTTTATCTCATCTGTGGCTGGTAGCACTTCACTTCCAGGTGCTTCGGTTTATGGAGTCAAAG GTGCAATCAATCAGCTAAGCAAGAACTTGGCATGTGAATGGGCGAAGGACAAGATCCGCGTCAACACTGTTGCACCACACGGAGTGCGAACCACTCGCCCAAAACta GAGGACTATGATGAAACCATTGCTCAACAGATGAGGCCTATAATGTCTCGGACTCCTCTCCGTCCACTAGGAGAGCCAAATGAGGTCTCACCACTGGTGGCATTCCTCAACCTTCCTGTTGCATCATATATTACTGGTCAGGTTATCCATGTTGATGGAGGATACACAGCAGGTAGCTACTAG